A portion of the Bactrocera neohumeralis isolate Rockhampton chromosome 2, APGP_CSIRO_Bneo_wtdbg2-racon-allhic-juicebox.fasta_v2, whole genome shotgun sequence genome contains these proteins:
- the LOC126767873 gene encoding putative mediator of RNA polymerase II transcription subunit 26, which translates to MDMAANEIMAANEIMAPNVNANCQYSTRYCWEAEKVKTLIRLRAELSPLFTGKRNASKYAWAVVERKLNVPLPLSKIIKKWNNLLQEYKAIKMSEEPKRREWPFFTLMDVYFSDQVNDPSLRLFSSTKTLRETIDDSVFEDDPIIVSAIEAATSGAYMDIDELIRRQKERAEKKYALAGGGIGDYKYDIKPMLQNSKFNSNDTLKLSKSVDDLSMQQYKIKDELMRQHEQEQQENILKIKQHARQQQQQAQQQAQRERERERQREQQAVQQQRFLHAAAGQQQLPPPPSPHAVHRLPQQPTPPPGLQHALQQQHQHLLHQHQQQQQHHLLQQHQQQRQQQLQQQQQQQQQQQQQQQSQSQPQQLSPSIVLPPPPTPPTTAQQIHIQTAQHQATQQQLHLQQQQQQQQHNTQHPQQQQQGYTDPNTIDQYLLSWNNFHGNMCRGFHTLQKDEKMVDVTIAAGGKIFKAHKLVLSVCSPYFQQIFLENPSSHPILLMADVEAPHMAGLLDFMYSGQVNVKYEDLPVFLKVAEAMKIKGLHTEKNMNDDKENGSSQDGDSLATPTGSGTQCHFDRATHSVNITGHPYGQSPIHPQQPPQQPSAPPPPQSTAQAALEHGMNGTGGPLSPSPGFASFRDHIKSKASFAETFMKNLSRNNNNNSSINNYNNLSNSLPESTAVTRKSDNFSIIQANSKKILDTSKKPHKYLAKRKILMHYNEELNEKRRKEMDCYSVETDVNSNLDVTLVETNNTTSETLGLTPAISVSAISNSSSNNYKIRLMEKHQNDTAAQAAAAAAVAANTVTSKHNNNDDAINNNEFHTTKETTPLEEEVTEALNLVQNCTTTSSSYDGSKATTDSGEKTSFKEKTTSNSTISPLVPLINIKVEQPDSSYNMGNMSSGLSSGASSSGCSIGGRSSTSTSDEDELERERERELERVLEREREHESERERERERERTLDREREYERERHQYHADYNKDEMETDPNNNNSKDTANLNKNVALIHAITRNLEHPKSDNNNNHTELDLSNTHLGSLGLVAGITDNETVKNIATAEILCGLKSKVFKMEKLDEDRERERENCRSLSEIKNASD; encoded by the exons ATGGATATGGCCGCCAACGAAATCATGGCCGCCAATGAGATTATGGCGCCCAATGTCAATGCCAATTGCCAATATTCGACACGATACTGCT GGGAGGCAGAGAAGGTCAAAACATTAATCAGACTACGTGCGGAACTCTCACCCCTATTCACAGGCAAGCGTAATGCCTCCAAATATGCTTGGGc GGTCGTGGAGCGCAAACTCAATGTCCCGCTGCCACTTTCGAAGATCatcaaaaaatggaataatCTACTGCAAGAATACAAA GCCATTAAAATGTCCGAAGAGCCAAAGCGCCGCGAATGGCCCTTTTTCACACTGATGGATGTCTATTTCAGCGATCAGGTCAACGATCCATCGTTACGTCTTTTTTCCTCTACCAAAACGCTCCGCGAGACAATCGATGACAGCGTCTTCGAAGATGATCCCATTATTGTATCCGCCATAGAGGCAGCTACTTCAGGCGCTTACATGGACATTGATGAGCTCATACGCCGCCAAAAAGAACGTGCCGAAAAGAAGTATGCTTTGGCTGGCGGCGGCATTGGCGATTACAAATACGACATCAAACCGATGTTgcagaacagtaaatttaaCAGTAACGATACATTGAAGCTATCGAAGAGCGTCGATGACTTGAGCATGCAACAGTACAAAATAAAAGACGAACTCATGCGGCAGCACGAACAGGAGCAACAGGAGAATATACTCAAGATCAAGCAGCACGCAcgtcaacagcagcagcaggctCAACAACAGGCGCAGCGTGAGCGGGAGCGTGAACGCCAGCGTGAACAACAAGCTGTGCAACAACAACGTTTCTTACATGCCGCAGCTGGACAACAACAATTGCCGCCACCACCGTCGCCGCATGCAGTGCATCGCCTGCCACAGCAACCGACACCACCACCGGGGCTGCAACATGCCTTgcagcagcaacatcaacatttgttgcatcaacaccaacagcagcagcagcaccatcttctccaacaacatcaacagcagcgtcaacagcaattacaacagcaacaacaacaacaacagcagcagcagcagcagcaacaatcaCAGTCGCAACCGCAGCAATTGTCACCGTCGATTGTACTGCCTCCGCCGCCCACACCACCCACCACAGCCCAACAGATACACATACAGACGGCCCAACACCAGGCCACTCAACAGCAATTGCacttgcaacagcaacaacagcaacagcaacacaatACGCAGCAtccacagcagcaacaacaagggTACACCGATCCCAACACGATCGACCAGTACCTCCTGTCGTGGAATAACTTCCATGGCAATATGTGTCGTGGCTTCCACACCCTGCAAAAGGACGAGAAGATGGTGGACGTAACGATCGCCGCGGGcggaaaaatattcaaagcacACAAACTC GTACTATCCGTTTGCAGTCCATACTTCCAACAAATATTCCTTGAGAACCCCTCCAGTCACCCTATACTTTTAATGGCTGATGTAGAAGCTCCTCATATGGCTGGTTTACTGGATTTTATGTACAGTGGACAG GTTAATGTAAAATACGAAGACCTTCCTGTTTTCCTAAAAGTAGCTGAAGCAATGAAGATCAAAGGACTGCACACCGAG AAAAACATGAACGATGATAAGGAAAATGGCTCTTCACAAGATGGCGACTCTTTGGCAACACCAACCGGTTCTGGCACTCAATGTCACTTTGACCGTGCCACACACAGCGTTAACATAACCGGTCACCCATATGGACAATCACCAATACACCCGCAACAGCCACCCCAACAGCCATCTGCACCACCGCCACCACAGTCAACCGCTCAGGCGGCGCTTGAACATGGCATGAACGGCACCGGCGGACCACTTTCGCCATCGCCAGGCTTTGCCAGCTTCCGTGATCACATCAAATCTAAAGCCAGCTTCGCGGAAACTTTTATGAAGAATCTAAgtcgcaataacaacaataacagcagcattaataattacaataatttgaGCAACTCGTTGCCGGAGTCGACCGCAGTAACACGGAAGTCGGATAATTTCTCCATTATACAAGCGAACAGCAAAAAGATCTTAGACACATCAAAGAAACCACATAAATATCTCGCTAAACGGAAAATATTGATGCATTACAATGAGGAGCTGAATGAGAAGCGCAGGAAGGAGATGGATTGCTACAGCGTTGAGACAGATGTGAACAGCAATTTGGATGTTACGCTAGTGGAAACAAACAATACGACATCGGAGACCTTAGGCTTAACACCAGCAATATCGGTCAGCGCTATAAGTAACAGTAGCAGCAATAACTACAAGATACGACTTATGGAAAAGCATCAGAATGATACGGCTGCCCaagctgccgccgccgccgccgttgCCGCCAACACTGTCACatcaaaacacaacaacaatgacgACGCAATCAATAATAACGAGTTTCATACCACAAAGGAAACCACACCGCTGGAAGAGGAAGTCACAGAAGCATTAAACCTCGTGCAAAATTGTACCACAACCAGCAGCTCGTACGATGGTTCGAAGGCCACAACCGACTCTGGCGAGAAAACAAGTTTCAAGGAAAAAACGACTTCTAACAGCACCATTTCCCCGCTTGTGCCTTTAATTAACATCAAAGTGGAGCAGCCCGACTCGAGCTACAATATGGGAAATATGAGTAGTGGCCTAAGCAGTGGAGCTAGTAGCAGCGGCTGCAGCATTGGTGGGCGCAGCAGTACGAGTACATCAGATGAGGATGAGCTGGAGCGCGAGCGTGAACGAGAACTGGAACGTGTGTTAGAACGCGAGCGGGAGCACGAAAGTGAGCGCGAACGTGAACGTGAACGAGAGCGTACACTTGATCGTGAACGTGAATATGAGAGGGAACGCCATCAATATCACGCTGATTATAATAAGGATGAAATGGAGACAGATcccaataataacaacagcaagGACACCGCAAACTTGAATAAGAACGTTGCGCTCATACACGCAATTACACGCAATTTAGAACATCCtaaaagcgacaacaacaataatcacaCAGAACTAGATTTAAGTAATACGCATTTAGGCAGTTTGGGACTGGTAGCCGGCATTACCGACAACGAGACTGTCAAGAATATAGCGACAGCTGAGATCTTGTGCGGTCTGAAGAGCAAAGTCTTCAAAATGGAGAAACTAGACGAGGATCGTGAGCGAGAACGTGAGAATTGTCGTAGCttgagtgaaataaaaaatgctagTGATTGA